Genomic window (Streptosporangium brasiliense):
AGAATCCGCCGCGCCAGGATACGCAGCACCTCGGTGGCGACGGTGGTGAGGTCGTCGGCTTGGGCGCTGGGCAACTCGGCGCAGCGGCGAAACAGCGTGGCTGGGCCCAGGCCGGCCAGCGATTCGCGCAGGTGCGGTTCGGTGCGGGCCACGATGGCGCGCAGTTGGTTGATGGCCTGGGTGCGGGCCTTGACCGCGGACTCTTTAGCTAGCTTGACCATGCGCAGCATCTCCACCGCCCCGTCACCGGACTTGGCCACGGCGCTGGCCTGCCCGGACAGGACCGCACGGGCGGTGTTTTCGGCGTCAATGGCGTCGGTCTTGCCGCGTCGGCGGCGCACCGCCCGGTCGGGCCGGTTCACCTCGATCACCTGCACCCGGTGGCGGCGCAGGTAGCGGGTCAGGGCGGTGCCGTGGGAACTGGTGCCTTCCACGCCGGCGCGGTGCAACCGCCCGTGGCTGCGAGCCCAGGCCAGCAGTTCGGCATAGCCGCAGGCGGTGGCCGCAAAAGGGCGGGTGCCGACCAAGACGCCCTGGACTGTGAGAACGGCAGCGACATGAGCCTCGGTATGGGTATCGACGCCGACGATGACCTCTTCGCGTTCATCGTCGGTGGAGTGGGTGGTGACGGGGTGGCGGCCGGGGGCGACGCTCACGTGCTCCTCCTGGAGGTGCGGTCATGACAGAGGCACCGACCGGGTGAGGGAGGTCAGGACTGTGATGGTGCACGGCAAGGCCCCTATGGGGACACACCCCCGCCCGATCGACAGCGCCACCGGCACCAGGGCGACAGGTCATCACGAAGGCAGCATGGCCAGTCTCAAGCTGGGTCAGACCCTGGCACCGGGGGGCACGTCATCCATCCTCACAGTGCTCAAGCGCTCGGTGGTCTTGTGGGTCAAGGAGTCGACGGGCCGGTGAGCGCACGCGGCCTTCATCGCCTCCCAGAAGACCGAGCACGATGTTCCCCACGCGACGGCCTGCCGGATCCTGGGGGTCTCGCAGTCCTGGTTCTACAAATGGCGTGGGCGCGCACCGGGTGTTCGTCAGCAGCGTCGCGCCGGCTTGGATGCGGCGATCGAGGTGAAGTTCACCGCCTCGGGCGGCACCTACGGCAGCCCGCGCATTACCCGGGACCTGCACGAGGAGGGCTGGCGGGTCTCGGCCAACACGGTGGCCGCGCGGATGGCCGAACTCGGCCTGGCCGGTCGGCCGGCTGCCAGACGGCGTTCGCTGACGCGCCAGGGCGCCAGGCCCGCGGCACCGGATCTGGTCGGCCGTCAGTTCACCGCCGTCGCACCGGACGTGTTGTGGTGCGGAGATGTCACCGAGATCGTCACCGACGAGGGCAAGCTGTATCTGGCCACCGTGCAGGACCTGTTCTCCCGCCGGTTGCTCGGCTATGCCATGTCTGCCCATCATGACGCCGCTTTGACGGTCGCCTCCTTGCAGATGGCCGCGGTCACCCGAGGCGGCGACGTCGACGGGGTGATCTTCCACTCCGATCGCGGCGGTGAGTACACCGCTGCCCGGTTCCAGGCTGCCTGCCGC
Coding sequences:
- a CDS encoding IS110 family transposase, yielding MSVAPGRHPVTTHSTDDEREEVIVGVDTHTEAHVAAVLTVQGVLVGTRPFAATACGYAELLAWARSHGRLHRAGVEGTSSHGTALTRYLRRHRVQVIEVNRPDRAVRRRRGKTDAIDAENTARAVLSGQASAVAKSGDGAVEMLRMVKLAKESAVKARTQAINQLRAIVARTEPHLRESLAGLGPATLFRRCAELPSAQADDLTTVATEVLRILARRILALTEEIRCHQQRMRSIITACAPRLLERHGIGPDTAAALLITAGDNPDRLTSEAAFAALCGVNPIEASSGKTTRHRLNRGGDRRGNSALYTIVLTRLSRDQRTRDYAERRTGEGKSKKEIIRCLKRYVAREVFPIIAAALSPAQSPAIAA
- a CDS encoding IS3 family transposase, whose amino-acid sequence is MASQKTEHDVPHATACRILGVSQSWFYKWRGRAPGVRQQRRAGLDAAIEVKFTASGGTYGSPRITRDLHEEGWRVSANTVAARMAELGLAGRPAARRRSLTRQGARPAAPDLVGRQFTAVAPDVLWCGDVTEIVTDEGKLYLATVQDLFSRRLLGYAMSAHHDAALTVASLQMAAVTRGGDVDGVIFHSDRGGEYTAARFQAACRHWGVVQSMGRAGCALDNAPAESFNVTLKVELAHRYRFATRAEARLKIATWIAGFYNTRRRHSAADGLPPIIYEQRIAAVRAATTVRRQQLIAA